Proteins co-encoded in one Streptococcus ruminicola genomic window:
- a CDS encoding aminoacyl-tRNA deacylase produces MAKKAKLKKTLVDQILDKAKIEHDSLAINALKDELPEGIEKSDIFKTLALTGDKTGPLIGIVQITEHLSEKKLAKVSGNKKVSMIPQKNLQKTTGYIHGANNPVGIRQKHNFPIFIDNRALEMGTMIVSAGEVGRSIRIDSQTLADFVGASFADLRDDSHQ; encoded by the coding sequence ATGGCAAAAAAAGCAAAACTTAAAAAGACTTTGGTCGACCAAATTTTAGATAAAGCCAAAATTGAACACGATAGCTTAGCCATCAACGCATTGAAAGACGAGCTACCTGAAGGCATTGAAAAATCAGATATTTTCAAAACCCTAGCATTGACTGGTGACAAAACTGGTCCACTTATCGGAATCGTTCAAATTACTGAGCACCTTTCTGAGAAAAAACTTGCTAAAGTTTCTGGCAATAAAAAAGTCAGCATGATTCCACAAAAGAATCTTCAAAAAACAACAGGTTACATTCACGGGGCAAATAATCCTGTCGGCATTCGCCAAAAACACAATTTCCCAATCTTTATTGATAATCGCGCTCTAGAAATGGGAACAATGATTGTCTCTGCCGGTGAAGTTGGACGCTCAATCCGCATCGATAGCCAAACCTTGGCAGATTTTGTCGGTGCAAGTTTTGCTGATTTACGCGATGACTCACACCAATAA
- a CDS encoding TetR/AcrR family transcriptional regulator, with protein sequence MTNIRKTNSVEKLKNALIELLLEKDYSEISVSDITKKAGVSRGTFYQHFLDKDDLATTIGEKTSQKFRNILSKGNLDKPEKILESLECIKSDAKHFKAIYQAPHVQFSKTVRVLLEELITSNVNLKNRIKQKTKISDDLVIQAFCASFERIISAWIESDFQKSPKEISEIIIKTEKLFL encoded by the coding sequence ATGACTAATATTCGAAAAACTAACAGTGTTGAAAAACTAAAAAACGCCCTTATTGAATTACTTCTTGAAAAAGATTATTCAGAAATCAGTGTTTCTGATATTACCAAAAAAGCTGGCGTTAGCCGAGGAACCTTTTATCAGCATTTTCTTGATAAAGACGATCTTGCTACTACAATCGGTGAAAAGACATCTCAAAAATTCCGAAATATTTTATCCAAAGGAAACCTTGATAAACCAGAGAAAATTCTTGAAAGTCTCGAATGCATCAAATCAGATGCCAAACATTTCAAGGCAATTTATCAAGCACCGCATGTGCAGTTTTCTAAAACGGTTCGCGTATTGCTAGAGGAATTGATTACTAGCAACGTTAATCTCAAAAATCGAATCAAGCAAAAAACTAAGATTTCTGATGATTTGGTTATTCAAGCCTTCTGCGCTTCTTTTGAGCGAATCATTTCTGCATGGATTGAAAGTGATTTTCAAAAAAGCCCAAAAGAAATCAGCGAAATCATCATCAAAACAGAAAAATTGTTTTTATAA
- a CDS encoding glutathione peroxidase: protein MTNLYDFTVKAQDGTDISLSKYQGKVLLVVNTATGCGLTPQYEGLQKLYDTYHDKGFEILDFPCNQFMNQAPGTADEINSFCTLNYQTTFPRFAKIKVNGKEANPLYDWLKSQAKGPLGKRIEWNFAKFLIDQNGNVVKRFSAKTEPETIVTELESLFK, encoded by the coding sequence ATGACTAATCTCTACGACTTCACCGTCAAAGCTCAAGACGGCACTGATATTTCTCTTTCAAAATACCAAGGCAAGGTTCTTTTAGTAGTTAATACAGCAACTGGATGTGGCTTAACTCCACAATACGAAGGCTTGCAAAAACTCTACGATACTTACCATGACAAAGGCTTTGAAATTTTAGATTTTCCTTGTAACCAGTTTATGAATCAAGCGCCGGGAACTGCTGATGAAATCAACTCTTTCTGCACGCTAAATTATCAGACTACGTTCCCACGTTTTGCTAAAATCAAAGTCAATGGTAAAGAAGCCAATCCACTTTATGACTGGCTAAAAAGTCAGGCAAAAGGTCCTCTTGGCAAGCGTATTGAATGGAATTTTGCCAAATTCCTCATTGACCAAAATGGAAATGTCGTCAAACGCTTTTCTGCAAAAACAGAACCTGAAACAATTGTTACAGAACTAGAAAGCCTTTTCAAATAA
- a CDS encoding peptidoglycan recognition family protein — translation MTIKKHLSRRKRHQKSVYLNISVLVISFAALIIIFSKLFFSGIITHALDQDLDLSSASNYTTSQTATVSSTKANIYTKNGSSTSLPKDTELSIDAYYYKAKINEKEVTLAEFDMNGETYYIDTKNISLQQTNAINQYIAGTLTYSHSKITDSIEKNFEQSAYKTSDGKPRGIIIHDTGVDDSTIQSEVNYMVQNYDEEGIFVHSFIDDATILRIADENYEAQGAGAKANPYYIQFELTHETSQDGFAKQLANAAYYTAYMLKKYDLPVTLGQENGNGTIWTHEMVSNYLGGTDHVDPTDYWSESANDYFDCDYDVEDFVELVQAYYNTL, via the coding sequence ATGACAATAAAGAAACATCTCTCTCGGAGGAAACGACATCAAAAATCAGTTTACCTAAACATTTCTGTCTTAGTCATTTCCTTTGCTGCACTTATAATCATTTTTTCTAAACTATTCTTTTCGGGAATTATTACACACGCGCTTGATCAAGACTTGGATTTGTCATCAGCTAGCAACTACACTACGTCTCAAACAGCCACTGTCTCAAGCACTAAAGCTAATATTTACACAAAGAATGGCTCAAGCACCAGTCTTCCAAAAGACACCGAGTTATCTATCGATGCTTATTATTACAAAGCTAAAATCAATGAAAAAGAAGTTACCCTTGCAGAATTTGACATGAATGGTGAAACTTACTATATCGACACCAAAAATATTTCACTACAGCAAACAAACGCCATCAACCAATATATTGCTGGGACACTTACCTATTCACACAGCAAGATTACAGATAGTATTGAAAAGAACTTTGAACAAAGCGCTTATAAAACCTCTGATGGTAAACCTCGTGGAATCATTATTCACGATACTGGCGTTGATGATTCAACTATCCAAAGTGAAGTGAACTATATGGTTCAAAATTATGATGAAGAAGGCATTTTTGTCCATTCTTTCATCGACGATGCAACCATTCTTCGTATTGCTGATGAAAATTACGAAGCTCAAGGCGCTGGCGCCAAAGCCAATCCTTACTACATTCAATTTGAATTAACACATGAAACCTCACAAGATGGCTTTGCAAAGCAATTAGCAAACGCTGCTTATTACACGGCATACATGCTTAAAAAATATGACCTTCCCGTGACACTTGGTCAAGAAAATGGTAACGGTACTATTTGGACACACGAAATGGTTAGCAACTACCTTGGCGGAACTGACCATGTTGACCCAACAGATTATTGGTCAGAAAGTGCTAATGACTACTTTGATTGTGACTATGACGTTGAAGATTTTGTCGAACTGGTCCAAGCATATTACAACACACTATAA
- the pepF gene encoding oligoendopeptidase F → MELKHRSEFPENELWDLSALYQDREDFLRHIEKTLEDINLFTKNYQDKLSTVDDFTRALYEIEQIYIEMSHIDNYAFMPQTTDFSNEEFAQIAKAGADFFTKANVELSFFDTALATADSDILDALEANPHFSAAIRQAKIKKSHFISPEVEKTLTNLGEVFGAPQDIYTKMRAGDFEMDDFEVDGKIYKNSFVTYENFYQNHENADVREKAFRSFSAGLRKHQNAAASAYLAQVKSEKLIADMRGYDSVFDYLLAEQEVDRAMFDRQIDLIMTEFAPVAQKYLKHVAKVNGLDKMTFADWKLDLDAELNPEVTIDDAYDLVMKSVAPLGQEYANEVSRFRKERWVDFAANANKDSGGYAADPYKVHPYILMSWTGRMSDVYTLIHEIGHSGQFIFSDNNQSYFNTHMSTYYVEAPSTFNELLLSDYLEKQFDNPRQKRFALAHRLTDTYFHNFITHLLEAAFQRRVYNLIEEGKTFGAEQLNNIMKDVLSQFWGDAVEIDDDAALTWMRQSHYYMGLYSYTYSAGMVISTTGYLNLKNNPNGDKDWLNFLKSGGSRTPLDTAKLIGADISTAQPLRDTIQFLSDTVDQIITYTEELNHD, encoded by the coding sequence ATGGAATTAAAACACCGTTCTGAATTTCCTGAAAATGAACTGTGGGATTTAAGCGCTCTTTACCAAGACCGCGAAGATTTTCTACGTCATATCGAAAAGACACTAGAAGATATTAATCTTTTCACGAAAAACTACCAAGATAAACTTTCAACTGTCGATGACTTTACTCGTGCTCTTTATGAAATCGAGCAAATCTACATCGAGATGAGTCACATTGACAATTACGCTTTTATGCCACAAACGACAGATTTTAGCAACGAAGAATTTGCGCAAATTGCCAAAGCTGGAGCTGATTTCTTTACCAAAGCTAATGTAGAACTCAGCTTCTTTGACACTGCTCTTGCTACTGCTGATTCTGATATTCTTGATGCTCTTGAAGCAAACCCACATTTTAGCGCAGCCATTCGTCAAGCCAAAATTAAGAAAAGTCACTTTATCTCACCAGAAGTTGAAAAAACATTGACTAATCTTGGAGAAGTTTTCGGGGCACCGCAAGATATTTACACTAAGATGCGTGCAGGTGACTTTGAAATGGACGATTTTGAAGTTGACGGCAAAATCTATAAAAACTCTTTTGTCACTTATGAAAACTTCTATCAAAACCACGAAAATGCTGACGTTCGTGAAAAAGCTTTTCGTTCTTTCTCAGCAGGACTTCGCAAACACCAAAATGCCGCTGCTAGCGCTTATCTTGCCCAAGTCAAATCTGAAAAACTCATCGCCGATATGCGTGGCTATGACTCAGTCTTTGATTATCTTTTAGCTGAACAAGAAGTTGACCGTGCCATGTTCGACCGACAAATCGACCTTATCATGACTGAATTTGCTCCAGTAGCTCAAAAATATCTCAAACACGTTGCCAAAGTCAATGGTCTTGATAAAATGACATTTGCTGACTGGAAACTTGACTTGGACGCTGAACTTAATCCTGAAGTTACTATTGATGACGCTTATGATTTAGTCATGAAATCTGTGGCACCTCTTGGTCAAGAATATGCAAACGAAGTCTCTCGTTTTAGAAAAGAACGCTGGGTCGATTTTGCTGCTAATGCTAACAAAGATTCTGGTGGCTATGCTGCTGACCCTTACAAAGTTCACCCCTATATCCTCATGAGTTGGACAGGTCGTATGTCTGACGTTTACACACTTATTCATGAAATCGGGCACTCTGGTCAATTTATCTTCTCAGACAATAACCAAAGCTACTTCAACACTCACATGTCAACTTATTATGTTGAAGCCCCATCAACTTTCAATGAACTGCTTTTAAGCGATTATCTTGAAAAACAATTTGACAACCCTCGTCAAAAACGCTTTGCACTAGCGCATCGTTTGACAGATACTTACTTCCACAACTTCATCACACACTTATTGGAAGCTGCTTTCCAACGTCGTGTTTATAACTTGATTGAAGAAGGGAAAACATTTGGTGCTGAACAGCTTAACAACATTATGAAAGATGTCCTAAGTCAATTCTGGGGTGATGCGGTTGAAATCGATGACGATGCTGCTCTTACTTGGATGCGTCAAAGTCATTACTACATGGGACTTTACAGCTACACTTACTCAGCTGGTATGGTGATTTCAACTACTGGTTACCTTAACCTGAAAAACAATCCAAATGGTGACAAAGATTGGCTTAATTTCTTAAAATCTGGTGGCTCACGCACACCACTTGACACCGCAAAATTAATCGGTGCTGATATCTCAACAGCTCAACCACTGCGCGACACTATCCAATTCTTAAGTGATACTGTCGACCAAATCATCACTTACACAGAGGAGCTCAACCATGACTAA
- a CDS encoding glycoside hydrolase family 25 protein, with amino-acid sequence MRRRLKPIVVVVFFALFGLLLVIGKAHSDGLRKQQLASAKASIPTMSSSSTTPTTSTSETDEEFVLNPIIDVSGWQLPNEIDYDTLSQNISGAIVRVYGGSQISKDSNAAYTTGIDKSFKTHIKEFQKRNVPVAVYSYALGKSVKEMKNEARTFYENASPYKPTFYWIDVEEATMSDMNKGVQAFLSELKRLGAEKVGIYIGTYFMTEQEISVDGFDAVWIPAYGSDSGYYDAAPQTDLDYDLHQYTSQGYLGGFDSALDLNQIAVTKDRKETYEKLFGKADNK; translated from the coding sequence ATGAGAAGACGATTAAAACCAATTGTTGTTGTAGTTTTCTTTGCCCTGTTTGGGCTGCTTCTCGTGATTGGTAAAGCTCACTCTGACGGCTTACGAAAGCAACAACTGGCTTCGGCTAAGGCTTCTATCCCAACTATGAGTAGCTCAAGCACGACCCCTACTACATCAACTTCAGAAACTGATGAAGAATTCGTTCTTAATCCGATTATCGATGTTTCAGGTTGGCAACTACCAAATGAAATTGATTATGACACTTTATCTCAAAATATTTCTGGTGCTATCGTACGTGTCTATGGAGGGTCACAAATCAGTAAAGATAGCAACGCTGCCTATACAACTGGTATCGATAAATCGTTTAAGACACATATTAAAGAATTTCAAAAACGAAATGTTCCTGTAGCCGTCTACAGTTACGCCCTCGGAAAAAGCGTTAAGGAAATGAAAAATGAAGCAAGGACCTTCTACGAAAATGCTTCACCTTACAAACCTACTTTCTACTGGATTGACGTTGAGGAAGCGACTATGTCAGACATGAATAAGGGTGTACAGGCATTCTTAAGCGAATTAAAACGACTTGGAGCTGAAAAAGTTGGTATCTACATTGGTACTTACTTCATGACTGAGCAAGAAATCTCTGTTGACGGTTTTGATGCCGTATGGATTCCTGCTTATGGTTCTGACTCTGGTTACTATGATGCCGCTCCACAAACAGACTTGGATTACGATCTTCATCAATATACATCACAAGGTTATCTCGGCGGATTTGATTCTGCTCTTGATTTGAACCAAATCGCCGTTACCAAAGATCGAAAAGAAACGTACGAAAAGCTTTTCGGAAAAGCTGATAACAAATAA
- a CDS encoding histidine phosphatase family protein, producing MKFYFVRHGKTQWNLEGRFQGANGDSPLLEESVRDLEKLGDYLKDIKFDAVFSSDLKRASDTCKIIMSRSNYPKAISFQPALREWHLGRLEGSKISTMTDIYPTQMDAFRHNLAKFDNDIFNAESLYQTTKRVEGFIRSMKDQPYQHVLLVGHGANFTASIRSLLGYEPAVLRSNGGLDNGSVTVIETFDFDQYSCIKWNDTYYKEK from the coding sequence ATGAAATTTTATTTTGTACGCCATGGTAAAACACAATGGAATCTCGAAGGGCGTTTTCAAGGAGCAAATGGCGACTCCCCACTATTAGAAGAATCTGTTCGAGACCTTGAAAAATTAGGAGACTACCTCAAAGATATCAAATTCGACGCTGTCTTTTCCAGCGATTTAAAACGTGCCAGTGATACTTGTAAAATCATCATGTCACGTAGCAATTATCCAAAAGCGATCAGTTTTCAACCAGCGCTGCGCGAATGGCATCTTGGTAGACTTGAAGGTAGCAAAATCTCAACAATGACTGACATTTATCCAACACAAATGGATGCCTTCCGTCACAATTTGGCGAAATTTGATAACGATATTTTCAACGCTGAATCACTTTATCAAACCACAAAACGCGTTGAGGGCTTTATCCGTTCAATGAAAGACCAACCTTACCAACATGTTCTTCTTGTTGGACATGGCGCAAATTTCACAGCTTCAATCAGAAGTTTGCTTGGTTATGAGCCTGCGGTTCTACGCTCTAATGGTGGCTTGGACAATGGCAGTGTTACCGTCATTGAAACCTTTGACTTCGACCAATACTCTTGTATCAAATGGAATGATACTTACTACAAAGAAAAATAA
- the lysS gene encoding lysine--tRNA ligase: MSNEHIEELNDQQIVRREKMAALAEQGIDPFGTRFERTATSGQLKEKYSDKTKEELHEINETATIAGRLMTKRGKGKVGFAHIQDRDGQIQIYVRKDAVGDENYQIFKKADLGDFLGIEGEVMRTDMGELTIKATHITHLSKALRPLPEKFHGLTDVETIYRKRYLDLISNRESFDRFVTRSKIISEIRRYLDGLGFLEVETPVLHNEAGGAAARPFVTHHNAQDMDMVLRIALELHLKRLIVGGMEKVYEIGRVFRNEGMDATHNPEFTMIELYQAYADFKDIMDITEGIIQNASAAVNGNGPITYQGTEIAIDKPFKRIHMVDAIKEVTGVDFWKEMTLEEAQELAKEKNVPVEKHFTSVGHIINAFFEEFVEETLTQPTFVYGHPVEVSPLAKKNAEDPRFTDRFELFIMTKEYGNAYSELNDPIDQLARFEAQAKAKELGDDEATGVDYDYVEALEYGMPPTGGLGIGIDRLVMLLTDTTTIRDALLFPTMK, from the coding sequence ATGTCAAACGAACACATCGAAGAATTAAACGACCAACAAATCGTGCGTCGTGAAAAAATGGCCGCTTTGGCTGAACAAGGCATTGATCCTTTCGGAACTCGCTTTGAACGCACAGCTACTTCTGGTCAATTAAAAGAAAAATACTCTGACAAAACCAAAGAAGAATTGCATGAAATTAACGAAACAGCTACTATCGCTGGTCGTCTTATGACTAAGCGTGGTAAAGGTAAAGTTGGTTTTGCTCACATCCAAGACCGCGACGGTCAAATCCAAATCTACGTCCGTAAAGATGCTGTTGGTGACGAAAACTACCAAATTTTCAAAAAAGCTGACCTCGGTGACTTCCTCGGTATCGAAGGTGAAGTTATGCGTACAGACATGGGTGAATTGACAATCAAAGCAACTCACATCACTCACTTGTCTAAAGCACTTCGTCCACTTCCAGAAAAATTCCACGGACTTACTGACGTTGAAACAATCTACCGTAAACGTTACCTTGATTTGATTTCAAACCGTGAAAGCTTCGACCGCTTTGTAACACGTTCAAAAATCATCTCAGAAATCCGTCGTTACCTTGATGGACTTGGCTTCTTAGAAGTTGAAACTCCAGTTCTTCACAACGAAGCTGGTGGTGCTGCTGCCCGTCCATTCGTTACTCACCACAATGCGCAAGATATGGACATGGTTCTTCGTATCGCTTTGGAACTTCACTTGAAACGTCTTATCGTTGGTGGTATGGAAAAAGTTTACGAAATCGGACGTGTCTTCCGTAACGAAGGTATGGATGCAACTCACAACCCTGAGTTCACTATGATCGAGCTTTACCAAGCATACGCTGACTTCAAAGATATCATGGATATCACAGAAGGTATCATCCAAAACGCTTCAGCTGCTGTTAACGGTAACGGACCTATCACTTACCAAGGTACTGAAATTGCTATCGACAAACCATTCAAACGTATCCACATGGTTGACGCTATCAAAGAAGTTACTGGTGTAGACTTCTGGAAAGAAATGACTCTTGAAGAAGCTCAAGAACTTGCTAAAGAGAAAAATGTTCCAGTTGAAAAACACTTCACTTCAGTTGGTCACATTATCAATGCCTTCTTCGAAGAATTCGTTGAAGAAACATTGACTCAACCAACATTCGTATACGGACACCCAGTTGAAGTTTCTCCTCTTGCTAAGAAAAATGCAGAAGACCCACGCTTCACTGACCGTTTCGAACTCTTCATCATGACTAAAGAATACGGTAACGCTTATTCAGAGCTTAACGACCCAATCGACCAATTGGCCCGTTTCGAAGCACAAGCTAAAGCCAAAGAACTTGGTGATGACGAAGCAACAGGTGTTGACTACGACTACGTCGAAGCCCTTGAATACGGTATGCCACCAACAGGTGGACTTGGTATCGGTATCGACCGTCTTGTCATGCTCCTTACAGATACAACAACAATCCGCGACGCTTTGTTGTTCCCTACAATGAAATAA
- a CDS encoding AAA family ATPase, with the protein MRIDLSDEQIFIDNYLELDKPINFIFGKNGTGKSTITKLINEQIVDKDVRIYQGIKSVIANGKLNSVVLGEENVAAQKKIEAYEKEIVELEDSKLNFEAEKQDWKDKIISKNTEISRQSRKIKSFYSESAKKIKNNPLHIAVPSYQSPNFEKELKYAFHLSENEKNDCRKYLKTDEKIAKKISIRKNNFVEILETTNSLLESKVEEEQCVIRLDSDDKKKFAQTGIEIHERGEICSFCGNPIPDKVFDELETFFSVSKIKKFETSLENKIREIKQIRSEIKSITIKEDDFYLQFHDDIRNYKDELETIINEQDRFLTTLENALVSKFAQLFSASTLISTAILPKSSEDIILKYNNIVECNNSENLPWLKNFSRDLLRFDLIHTYVSKSDLNSQLKQLSLLKNEESQLIKKLSESENEIEKVEKQISEIHSKILIEMEKTRSEKKLANNINKKLKLYVPFQLEHVEAKQGNHQGYYRIKDVFSQNDEYRDVNSLSKGEKNIIGFLYFIEKLNEQTDSQLDKIIIFDDPMDSNDDMMQYIIVTEIQELMKQIDKNKRNDILIIMTHNVHFYINVKYNRLYKDGKDRNGAHKSGDKFIRLQKTDFKTKFKILDSEGQDFSTSYELLWKELRFLYEYDRPNLMLNSIRRIIETFTKFNKIDDFYKDNREAQKLFNVNSHSIDDLEADLNGKNKEQIVGLLKECFKSNGAERHYQLYWRSSNK; encoded by the coding sequence ATGAGAATTGATTTATCAGATGAACAAATATTTATTGATAATTATCTTGAGTTAGATAAGCCTATCAATTTTATTTTTGGTAAAAATGGGACTGGAAAAAGTACTATTACTAAATTGATTAATGAACAAATAGTTGATAAAGACGTAAGGATTTATCAAGGAATCAAGAGTGTGATTGCGAATGGAAAACTTAATTCGGTTGTATTAGGTGAAGAGAATGTAGCTGCTCAAAAGAAAATTGAGGCGTACGAAAAAGAAATTGTTGAACTTGAAGATTCAAAATTAAATTTTGAAGCGGAAAAACAGGATTGGAAAGATAAAATAATTTCTAAGAATACGGAGATTTCTCGTCAATCAAGAAAAATTAAAAGTTTTTATAGTGAGTCTGCAAAGAAAATAAAAAATAATCCCCTTCATATCGCTGTTCCTTCTTATCAGTCTCCAAACTTTGAAAAAGAATTGAAGTACGCCTTTCATTTGTCGGAGAATGAGAAGAACGATTGTAGAAAGTATTTAAAAACAGATGAAAAAATTGCTAAGAAAATTAGTATAAGAAAAAATAATTTTGTAGAAATACTAGAAACTACAAATTCTCTTTTAGAGAGTAAAGTTGAAGAAGAGCAATGTGTTATAAGATTAGATTCAGATGATAAGAAAAAATTTGCTCAAACAGGTATAGAAATTCATGAGAGAGGAGAGATTTGTTCTTTTTGTGGTAATCCAATACCGGATAAGGTTTTTGATGAATTAGAGACGTTTTTTTCTGTTTCTAAGATTAAGAAATTTGAAACAAGTTTAGAAAATAAAATTAGAGAAATTAAGCAAATAAGGTCAGAAATTAAATCTATTACGATAAAGGAAGATGATTTCTACCTACAGTTTCATGATGATATAAGAAACTATAAAGATGAGTTAGAAACTATTATCAATGAACAGGATCGGTTTTTAACGACTCTTGAAAATGCGTTAGTTTCTAAATTTGCTCAACTCTTTTCAGCTTCCACTCTTATTTCGACAGCAATTTTACCTAAATCCAGTGAAGATATAATTCTAAAATATAATAATATTGTCGAATGTAACAACTCGGAAAATTTACCTTGGTTAAAAAATTTTTCTAGAGATTTGTTGCGATTTGACCTAATTCATACCTATGTTTCTAAATCTGATTTGAATAGTCAATTAAAACAGTTATCGCTATTAAAAAATGAAGAATCACAGCTTATTAAAAAATTAAGTGAATCTGAAAATGAAATTGAGAAAGTAGAAAAGCAGATTTCAGAAATCCATTCAAAAATTTTAATTGAGATGGAAAAAACAAGATCTGAGAAAAAGTTAGCTAATAATATAAATAAAAAATTAAAGTTATATGTACCTTTTCAACTAGAACATGTTGAAGCTAAACAGGGAAATCACCAAGGATATTATAGAATTAAAGATGTTTTTTCACAGAATGACGAGTATAGAGATGTTAATTCTCTGTCTAAAGGTGAGAAAAATATCATAGGTTTTCTCTACTTCATTGAAAAGTTAAATGAACAGACTGATTCTCAATTGGATAAAATTATTATTTTTGATGATCCTATGGATTCAAACGATGATATGATGCAGTATATTATTGTAACTGAAATTCAAGAATTGATGAAGCAAATAGATAAGAATAAGAGGAATGATATTCTAATTATTATGACACATAATGTTCATTTCTACATAAATGTTAAATATAATCGTTTATATAAGGATGGTAAGGATCGCAATGGTGCTCATAAATCAGGTGACAAATTTATTCGTCTTCAGAAAACTGATTTTAAAACCAAATTTAAAATTCTTGATTCAGAAGGACAAGATTTTTCAACAAGCTATGAATTATTGTGGAAAGAGTTAAGATTTCTTTATGAGTATGATAGGCCTAACTTAATGTTAAACTCCATAAGAAGAATTATTGAGACATTTACTAAATTTAATAAGATAGATGATTTCTACAAAGATAACAGAGAGGCTCAAAAACTATTTAATGTAAATTCACATTCAATTGATGATTTAGAGGCAGATTTAAATGGAAAAAATAAAGAACAGATAGTTGGTTTATTAAAAGAGTGTTTCAAGTCGAATGGAGCAGAAAGGCATTACCAATTATACTGGAGGTCGTCTAATAAGTAA
- a CDS encoding HAD family hydrolase → MITSIVFDVDDTIYDQQAPYRIAVEKCFPDFDMSKINQAYIRFRHYSDVGFPRVMAGEWTTEYFRFWRCKETLLEFGYREIDEATGVHFQEIYEEELENITMLDEMRMTLDFLKEKGVPMGIITNGPTEHQLKKVKKLGLYDYVDPKRVLVSQATGFQKPEKEIFNLAAEQFDMNPATTLYVGDSYDNDVVGAFNGGWHSMWFNHRGRSLKPGIKPVYDVAIDNFEQLFGAVKVLFDLPDNKFIFDVNDKKNPILEMGINNGLMMAAERLLESNMSIDKVVILLRLDKQQEKILRMKYARHSK, encoded by the coding sequence ATGATTACTTCAATTGTTTTTGATGTTGACGATACGATTTATGACCAACAGGCGCCTTATCGCATTGCCGTTGAGAAATGTTTCCCTGACTTTGATATGAGTAAAATCAATCAAGCTTACATTCGTTTCCGCCATTATTCAGACGTTGGTTTCCCGCGTGTTATGGCTGGTGAATGGACAACTGAATATTTCCGCTTCTGGCGTTGTAAAGAAACTTTGCTTGAATTTGGTTATCGCGAAATTGATGAAGCTACTGGTGTGCACTTCCAAGAAATCTACGAAGAAGAATTGGAAAACATCACAATGCTTGATGAAATGCGCATGACGCTTGATTTTCTTAAAGAAAAAGGTGTTCCAATGGGAATCATCACAAATGGTCCAACAGAACACCAATTGAAAAAAGTTAAAAAACTAGGTCTTTACGACTACGTTGACCCTAAACGTGTCCTTGTCAGCCAAGCGACTGGTTTCCAAAAACCTGAAAAAGAAATCTTCAACCTTGCTGCAGAGCAATTTGACATGAATCCTGCAACAACACTTTACGTTGGTGATTCTTACGACAACGACGTTGTTGGTGCCTTCAATGGTGGCTGGCATTCAATGTGGTTTAACCACCGTGGACGTAGCTTAAAACCTGGTATCAAACCGGTTTATGACGTTGCTATTGATAACTTTGAACAATTATTTGGTGCTGTTAAAGTTCTCTTTGACCTTCCAGATAACAAGTTCATCTTTGACGTCAATGACAAGAAAAACCCAATCCTTGAAATGGGAATTAACAACGGTTTGATGATGGCAGCAGAACGTTTGCTAGAAAGTAACATGAGTATCGATAAAGTTGTTATCCTACTTCGTTTGGACAAACAACAAGAAAAAATTCTTCGTATGAAATACGCAAGACACAGTAAATAA